CGACAAAAAAACAGAATATATGCCTACAAATCATTGATTCTTACCAATTATAGACGCACAATGCATATCTGTATATGGCTCTTCTCCCGTAAGCAGTTCCCACATAACAATCCCAAATGAGTAAACATCAATctacaaaattgaaaataacACATGAGATAACAATCTGAAGACTGAGAAAATTAGTGATACTAAATATATGTTCCAAGGGTAAATTCACCATTACCTTCTCTGTTACCATGTTACTTTTCCCGCTAAGAAGCTCAGGTGCCATCCAGGGTAAAGTTCCACGAACACCTCCAGACACTAAAGTCTGTTGTTTTACTTTGGATAATCCCAAATCACCAATCTAAAGAACGTACACACATCATATGAGTCCCAAAAAGAAAAGCATGCTAAGAAAGTGGAAAGGAGGTGACAGAATTTGATATTTAAATCATCCAACCTTGCATACAGGCCTCTGTGGATCTCTCATATTCACTAACAGATTTTCACACTTTAAATCAAAATGCACTATATTTTTTCCATGCAGGTACTCCATCCCAAATGCAGCATCCATAGCTATGATAAATCTTTTACGACGATCGATTGTTCTGATCAATGGCATAATCAACAGATTCATCATATACTAGCAAAGATAAGAAAGCCCTTAAATATAGAAATTGAGAAGAAACCAAtagaaaaaattagaaatattcCTTCCGGGAAAACTAACTACTTACCGATCTTTTTTCTGCAAAAACTGTTTCAAAGAACCATTAACCATGAATTCAGTCACAGTTGCTAAAGATCCATCAGGGCCATTGCGCACAATACCATACATGGAAACAACATTTGGGTGATGCAATGAACTCAGTATCAAAGCCTCCTTCCAGAAATCCGCAATCTGTgaagacaaaaaagaaaaattatcacACCCACAGATGATAATATGAAGAACATACCATTTCAGGAAGAATAATGTCTCCCTCGACAACATATTTCAATAACTTCAGTTCAAAAAAGTGACTGACAATATTACAGATTAACATATCATTTCATGAAGTATAATTACTCCCCTGACAACTTCCTTTAAAATGACTAAATCTCCAAAACGTGAATCATATTAAATGAATGGTGTAATTATTATTACGATATCAGCTAGCATACAGTCACTATTTCCACAGCTGAAATTTGCAAGAACCAAGATCACATAAAATGACGGAACTAACAATATATAGGGCAGCCCACAAATGGGACAAACAAGGAGGTGCTATGTAATAGGTTATACGAAACtgtaaaattcgaaaaaaagaGGAGTGCTCAGTTGTTACCAAACGTTCTCTTTCTGATGGTTTCCCAGCAAAACAACTGGATTTTATTCTCTTTATTGCTACGTCAGACCCCTTCCACTTCCCATGATACACAGCCCCATAAGTCCCAGAACCTAATTCTCGGATCTCCTCTAGATCATCGTTCCTTATTGTCtgtcaaaaagaaaaacacaatcaTGCAGTTAAAATAAAACCGCATGAAAGACCAAGAAACGTAGTATGGGAAATATGGATGTAGGACTTAAAAATGACACTATGATGACTGCAAAAAGAAACCTGCAATCCCTTGGCAATAGCTTCTGCCTCCGCCTTTGTTGGCTCGATTTTGGGATTGTTTAGATTATCACTATCACAATCCAATTCCCTTTCTCGAGGAGTGTTCTATAAAACAACAACACATTaagaagacaaaaagaaaacccaTAATCTAATCTCATTTGAAAGGCTTTTCATATAGTTCTCACCGGTTCCAAATTTTTTCCAGCTGCTTCTTTGCCTATTGAACTACTCTTCTCAGGATCAGTACTTTCTTCAATGTTGGCTTTTACCCCCTCAGCCCCCTCTAGTGCAGCTTTTTTAACAGAAGCTATCAACTCCGGTATGAAACTCAAATCATTAACAGAAAGCTTTAAAAGTTCACGAGTAGACTGATGTTCGTCACTTGTTTTGCCAGCATTACCACTTTCTTCTGCAAGCTTACTGAAATTTGAATTTATCGACTCAAGAGATACCACACCACCACTTTTATCACAATGATTGTTTGGGTTTATAACCTCTGTTTCAGAGTTCTCCACCTTGTCCACAATATTCACCTCATTTACTCCAGGTGAACTCTTTTCCTCCAACCTTACAACTCCGGCTACGGGGTTCAAAGGAATAGCACAATTTATCATATCAGGTGTGGACTGAATGGGTTCTGGAGGAAATGCTTGATGATTTTCTTGACAAAGTGCGTTTGGGTTCAACTTCACAGCGTGCCCATAAGAATAGTCTGGAGGAACAGCTTTCCCTTCCAAACCTAACATTTTCTGCGAGGAGTCAACCCAAATATTTTGATTGTCTAATGCAATGGAAAACCTTGGACTATCCTCACGTCTGAAATATCCCACATTAACAGAACCATTCACTTGTGGAGCAGAAACGGATGCTTCATGAGGAGGCGCAGCATGCATTGGGATCTGAACATTTCTCCATACTGCATGTCCAGGTGCATGTCCATGAGACCCCAGATAAATATTATCTCCTCCATAGGCATAAGGAAGATTTCCATAACGAACACCACGCTCTTCTACAGGAGCAATGTGTACATTGGGTAGAGCAGCCACAGATCGTTCGTGAAACACTTCATTTCCCACTTTAGGTCCAGCTCGGTGATGAACATAATTGGAAGAGATGTAATGGCCATCCACCATATTAGGGCCAAGAGGCAAATTCATGTTGGGACCATCTACAATGTAAGGATCATTCAATTTCCCAGCTCCAGAAGCATGTGGTCTTGTTTCCTCGGTCCGACAATTCAAATGATGATGTTGAGCCCACCCTCTTTCATGATTTGGAGTCTCATTAAAATGAGGAGGACCATTATTCTGTTCACTTGCGTATATTTCATGGTGCAACTTTGCATCTGGATTCATCATGAAAGTCTCTCTATTTGGAGTACCCTCGCTGCTTGGATTAGGAACCTGCTGAAATCCATTTGCCATGTTTGGTTGCTCAAAATGTGGTTGGTTTCTCTGGAAAGCCATCCGGCAGTGTTCACAAATACTGTTTCCTTCAACAGCATTGTTTCCATGAAAAACGTTACCCGGAAATCCTGACTTTTCACCACCTATAGCTCCACTTGGAAGCAATGAAACATTCTCAGAAAGGTGTTCATATGGAGGCTGATGATTCAATGGCTGTCGTGCATATTCTTCAGGCAGTCTATCTAAACATTTATCGGCTACATCTGGAAACGGCATACGGTACTCTGCCATTGGTCTTGAATCAATGTGCCCATGATGCCCAGGAGAATAGTATGCAGGACTCCAAGGAGCTTCCATTTCGTTATACCTCTGACTAATTGGTTGATGGTGTTGCCCCGATCCTGCATGAGGTATCTTGAGCTGATGCAAGTTGTATTGAGCCATGGATATATCACAATTTCTCTGGCTATGAAGGCAACCCTCAAGACTTATTGGACTAAAAAATTGTTCAGCTATATGGAGATCATCAACAGGATTAATAAGAGGGGACTCAGGATACTGCTTCCTAAATTCGGAGCCATCATTTAAAGTATTGAGAGCGTCGACATACCTCCTCTCATTATCCCTTTCATCACCCTCATAGTGCGATGAACTATCTTGGTCAGGAtgcgaaaacaaaaaaatcctgAGCCTAGTGAAACCATCGCCAGATCCCAACTTATCATACTCCTCCATCATGTTAGTCACATCATCATCGTTCACAACCGAGACAAGAGCATCAAGGTCCTCATCAGGTTGCTGGTACTTGAGCACTGCTGCCCCTTCATAAAGCTCCCGTATCTTGTTCATCAACTCCTCAAACTTGATATCTTGTGGAACACTCACAATTCGCGTCTCTCCACCCACATACCGGAGTTTCCCATCTTGTGGGCGGGGCAATATACTACCCGAAAAACTACACAGAAACTTAACGCGCGGATTCCCCTCATTCAAATTGGGGGACAGAGCAGCAGTGGAATTAGAACCAAAGTGGGGGGTAGCGGAAGGGCTATCCATCAAGTACACAGCCTGATGATTAATTGGGTTCTCGGAGTCACTTAAGCACTCAATTCCTTTGTTACACATGAGTATCGGTCACACCATATAATTTCCAAATATCGAATATTTGAGCCGACAATCATAAGCATGTTCATCAACTTCATTAACATCCTCCATTTATGACAACTCTATCAAAACCACAATAAGCCATAATATTCCCGAACACCAATCCCGCCCACCATTGaaacaatttcaccaaaaccaaatcaaaagaacCAAATTTTAGCCAACAACCAATCAAAATAACACCACATAAACCCCTAAAGTTGCAAATTTTGTCGAATTTAGATCCGAATTCAACACAATCCAAATAACCAAATCAAAGAATAATCAAATGGGTACCTGGAAAATGAGAAACAAGGCAAAACGCAGATGCCAAAACCCAAATTCCAATCGGAAAATGGAACCTTTGGGTTGCAGACAGACGCGCGTCTCCAGCCTCCTCTGCCTGAGTTGCGAGCAGGCGGCGATAGAGCAAACAGAGTTGCAGAGGCGTGAGAAAAGTAAGAGTGGAATTTACGTGTGAATTGGGTGaggataaaggaggaggaggtgaaGGCGATGGGGAGGAAAGGGGAGGAGATTAAGGGGAAGAGGAAGGACCGCCATAGGCGCGGAGTGGTGGTTTGGTTCGCTTCGCTTTGGGTCGCGTGATTCCAAGATGCGATGCCTGAGTGCCAGGTAGTGTGCCACGTGACACTCCTTGCTA
The nucleotide sequence above comes from Malus sylvestris chromosome 16, drMalSylv7.2, whole genome shotgun sequence. Encoded proteins:
- the LOC126607461 gene encoding uncharacterized protein LOC126607461, producing the protein MCNKGIECLSDSENPINHQAVYLMDSPSATPHFGSNSTAALSPNLNEGNPRVKFLCSFSGSILPRPQDGKLRYVGGETRIVSVPQDIKFEELMNKIRELYEGAAVLKYQQPDEDLDALVSVVNDDDVTNMMEEYDKLGSGDGFTRLRIFLFSHPDQDSSSHYEGDERDNERRYVDALNTLNDGSEFRKQYPESPLINPVDDLHIAEQFFSPISLEGCLHSQRNCDISMAQYNLHQLKIPHAGSGQHHQPISQRYNEMEAPWSPAYYSPGHHGHIDSRPMAEYRMPFPDVADKCLDRLPEEYARQPLNHQPPYEHLSENVSLLPSGAIGGEKSGFPGNVFHGNNAVEGNSICEHCRMAFQRNQPHFEQPNMANGFQQVPNPSSEGTPNRETFMMNPDAKLHHEIYASEQNNGPPHFNETPNHERGWAQHHHLNCRTEETRPHASGAGKLNDPYIVDGPNMNLPLGPNMVDGHYISSNYVHHRAGPKVGNEVFHERSVAALPNVHIAPVEERGVRYGNLPYAYGGDNIYLGSHGHAPGHAVWRNVQIPMHAAPPHEASVSAPQVNGSVNVGYFRREDSPRFSIALDNQNIWVDSSQKMLGLEGKAVPPDYSYGHAVKLNPNALCQENHQAFPPEPIQSTPDMINCAIPLNPVAGVVRLEEKSSPGVNEVNIVDKVENSETEVINPNNHCDKSGGVVSLESINSNFSKLAEESGNAGKTSDEHQSTRELLKLSVNDLSFIPELIASVKKAALEGAEGVKANIEESTDPEKSSSIGKEAAGKNLEPNTPRERELDCDSDNLNNPKIEPTKAEAEAIAKGLQTIRNDDLEEIRELGSGTYGAVYHGKWKGSDVAIKRIKSSCFAGKPSERERLIADFWKEALILSSLHHPNVVSMYGIVRNGPDGSLATVTEFMVNGSLKQFLQKKDRTIDRRKRFIIAMDAAFGMEYLHGKNIVHFDLKCENLLVNMRDPQRPVCKIGDLGLSKVKQQTLVSGGVRGTLPWMAPELLSGKSNMVTEKIDVYSFGIVMWELLTGEEPYTDMHCASIIGGIVNNTLRPKIPTWCDPEWKSLMESCWASDPSHRPSFSEISQKLRNMAAAMNVK